The proteins below come from a single Nitrospirota bacterium genomic window:
- a CDS encoding rubredoxin encodes MDIAIEKIPGGFSVEGLALKSGKCGCTAGLPCCYSWSKVKRRGNSFVFTAKLSGPDSQDIFTWSYAVKKGDTLVEVGIEDARDKTIFSGYYPPTIEEWTAKDWEVIKKEGDREDFGLWHCAACKWLYKEKDRKVRFEDLPDDWKCPVCKAGKDFFEQVG; translated from the coding sequence ATGGACATTGCAATCGAAAAAATTCCCGGCGGCTTCAGCGTGGAAGGGCTGGCGCTCAAAAGCGGGAAATGCGGGTGCACTGCGGGGCTTCCCTGCTGCTACAGCTGGTCCAAGGTGAAGCGGCGCGGAAATTCCTTTGTGTTCACTGCAAAGCTTTCCGGGCCTGACTCGCAGGACATATTCACCTGGAGCTATGCGGTAAAAAAAGGAGACACCCTTGTCGAGGTCGGCATCGAGGATGCGCGGGACAAAACGATCTTTTCCGGCTACTATCCGCCGACCATCGAGGAGTGGACTGCAAAAGACTGGGAGGTCATTAAGAAGGAAGGCGATCGGGAGGACTTCGGTTTGTGGCACTGCGCCGCCTGTAAATGGTTATATAAAGAAAAGGACAGAAAGGTCAGGTTCGAGGACCTGCCTGATGACTGGAAATGCCCGGTCTGCAAGGCCGGGAAAGATTTCTTTGAACAAGTCGGCTGA
- a CDS encoding ATP-binding protein, whose amino-acid sequence MLSISMESLSPRIQELTADILTGIVDGVIVTDASNRVLIWNRAAEEMTGIAGAETIGKQVNAVLFDNPAVVSMIEKTLASGRSYSDYEAEIMVKYGPPRPVGLVTSVLMDSEGIPLGVILTVRDQAGVRDLKERMRRSDRLATLGMIAAGIAHEVKNPLVGIRGAAQLMKSELRSGSNKSLDEYLEVILKEADRLNNVLEGILDFTRLKPRDMKGHNVHSILDRVLRLIEENVRQNGVVLSREYDPSLPDITGNQDQLVQVFLNIIKNAVEAMPKGGKLTIMTRMSDLFTTMQADGRKYQLMVVKVSDTGPGIKQQHLQNIFTPFFTTKDRGVGLGLALSYQIVQEHLGTIRVESQENEGTTFSVYLPLAG is encoded by the coding sequence GTGCTATCAATAAGCATGGAGTCGCTCTCGCCCCGCATACAAGAACTGACCGCCGATATCCTGACTGGTATTGTTGACGGCGTGATCGTTACTGATGCGTCCAACAGGGTCCTCATCTGGAACCGGGCTGCCGAGGAGATGACCGGTATCGCCGGGGCGGAAACCATCGGGAAGCAGGTGAATGCCGTGCTTTTCGACAACCCGGCAGTGGTGAGCATGATCGAAAAAACGCTCGCATCCGGCAGGTCCTATTCGGATTACGAGGCGGAGATCATGGTAAAGTACGGGCCTCCGCGCCCTGTGGGTCTGGTGACAAGCGTGCTCATGGATAGCGAAGGCATCCCCCTGGGGGTGATCCTGACGGTTCGGGACCAGGCCGGCGTCCGGGACCTCAAGGAGCGGATGCGGAGGTCGGACCGGCTGGCCACGCTCGGGATGATCGCGGCGGGCATCGCCCACGAGGTCAAGAACCCGCTCGTCGGTATTCGGGGCGCGGCCCAGCTCATGAAGTCGGAGCTCCGTTCCGGGTCCAACAAGAGCCTGGACGAATACCTTGAGGTGATCCTGAAGGAAGCGGACCGTCTGAACAATGTGCTTGAAGGGATCCTCGATTTCACGAGGCTCAAGCCCCGCGACATGAAGGGACATAATGTCCACAGCATCCTTGACCGGGTGCTGCGCCTGATCGAGGAGAACGTGAGACAGAACGGTGTTGTCCTCTCCCGGGAGTACGACCCGAGTCTGCCGGACATCACGGGGAACCAGGACCAGCTGGTCCAGGTTTTTTTGAATATAATCAAGAACGCCGTGGAGGCGATGCCGAAGGGCGGGAAGCTCACCATCATGACAAGGATGTCGGACCTGTTCACGACCATGCAGGCCGACGGGAGGAAATACCAGCTCATGGTCGTGAAGGTGAGCGACACCGGTCCCGGCATCAAGCAGCAGCACCTGCAGAATATCTTCACGCCATTTTTCACGACCAAGGACCGGGGCGTGGGACTGGGTCTGGCGCTCTCGTATCAGATCGTGCAGGAACATCTGGGAACGATCCGCGTCGAGAGCCAGGAGAACGAAGGCACGACGTTCAGCGTGTATCTGCCGCTGGCGGGATGA
- a CDS encoding sigma-54 dependent transcriptional regulator, with the protein MTNEKVLIVDDDESVRWVLKKALEKEGVETILAKDATEGLERLKEGDIAIVLMDIRMPGMSGLDALDKIQADGRGTSVIIMTAQATMQNAIEAMRRGAFDYITKPFDLDEVNILVKKAIEIRRLSQEVTALRAEVREKYEGGLVGNTASMQEIYKTIGRVAESDATVLIHGESGTGKELVARAIHYHSRRAGRPFVPVNSAAIPSELLESELFGHEKGAFTGAIGRKIGKFEAAAGGTLFLDEIGDMDLPLQGKLLRVLQEKEIERVGGTELIKTDVRVLAATHHNLEKAVRDKRFREDLFYRLNVIQINIPPLRKRKEDILQLAEYFMEKYQASGAKKKVLTPETIKILRAYDWPGNVRELENAIQRAITLSQGDKIFPDSLPPQIFKPGQGAHLSFENFLEEKLADLVERMGGLERGDIYSMVLQRVEKPLITLVLKKTDGNQVRAASLLGINRNTLRKKIKELGIKGHFDEEEHEEYP; encoded by the coding sequence ATGACAAACGAAAAAGTACTCATCGTTGACGACGACGAGAGTGTCCGCTGGGTGCTCAAGAAGGCCCTTGAAAAAGAGGGCGTCGAGACGATCCTGGCAAAGGACGCGACCGAGGGGCTTGAGCGGCTCAAAGAAGGCGATATCGCGATCGTGCTCATGGACATCCGCATGCCCGGGATGAGCGGATTAGATGCCCTCGACAAGATACAAGCCGACGGACGCGGGACCTCGGTCATCATCATGACCGCCCAGGCCACGATGCAGAACGCGATCGAGGCCATGCGGCGCGGCGCCTTCGATTATATCACCAAGCCCTTTGACCTCGACGAGGTGAATATCCTCGTGAAAAAGGCCATTGAGATCAGGCGGCTTTCGCAGGAAGTGACCGCGCTCCGCGCCGAGGTGCGGGAAAAATACGAGGGCGGACTGGTCGGCAATACGGCCTCCATGCAGGAGATCTACAAAACGATCGGCCGCGTTGCGGAAAGCGATGCCACGGTCCTGATCCACGGGGAAAGCGGCACGGGCAAGGAGCTGGTGGCGCGGGCTATCCATTATCACAGCAGGCGCGCGGGCCGGCCTTTTGTGCCCGTGAATTCAGCCGCCATTCCGTCAGAGCTGCTCGAGAGCGAACTGTTCGGGCACGAGAAGGGTGCCTTTACCGGCGCCATCGGCCGCAAGATCGGCAAGTTCGAGGCCGCCGCGGGCGGGACCCTGTTCCTCGATGAGATCGGGGACATGGACCTGCCGCTCCAGGGAAAGCTCCTGCGCGTTCTCCAGGAAAAGGAGATCGAGCGCGTCGGCGGCACGGAACTGATCAAGACCGATGTGCGCGTGCTTGCGGCCACCCACCATAACCTCGAGAAGGCGGTGCGCGACAAGCGGTTCCGGGAGGACCTTTTCTATCGGCTCAACGTGATCCAGATCAACATTCCTCCGCTCAGAAAACGCAAAGAAGACATCCTTCAGCTTGCTGAATATTTCATGGAGAAATATCAGGCGAGCGGGGCCAAGAAAAAGGTTTTGACCCCGGAGACGATCAAGATCCTGCGTGCGTACGACTGGCCGGGCAACGTGCGCGAGCTTGAGAACGCGATCCAGCGGGCCATCACCCTGTCCCAGGGCGACAAGATATTCCCCGACTCGCTGCCTCCTCAGATCTTCAAACCGGGACAGGGCGCCCATCTCTCCTTCGAGAATTTTCTCGAAGAGAAGCTTGCCGATCTCGTGGAACGCATGGGCGGGCTCGAGCGGGGAGACATCTATTCCATGGTGCTCCAGCGCGTGGAGAAACCGCTCATCACGCTGGTGCTCAAGAAGACCGACGGGAACCAGGTGCGGGCCGCGAGCCTCCTGGGCATCAACCGGAACACCCTCAGAAAGAAGATCAAGGAACTGGGGATCAAAGGGCATTTCGACGAGGAAGAACACGAGGAATACCCGTAA
- a CDS encoding ammonium transporter, whose protein sequence is MSTALVMLMTPGLALFYGGMVRSKNVLGTIMHSFIAIALVSLQWILFGYSLSFGPDVNGLIGDLSWAGLGAVGLTPNADYAPTVPHLAFMIYQMMFAVITPALISGAFAERIKFSAFLIFTAVWTTIVYDPVAHWVWGTGGWLKNLGVLDFAGGIVVHATSGFSALAAALYIGKRKGFLQEHMPPHDLPMTVLGAGILWFGWFGFNAGSALSSGSLATMAFVTTHTAAVSGTLTWTFVEWFHRGKPTMFGAATGAIAGLATITPAAGFVGPMSALFIGMAAGVLCYIALNAKTRFKYDDSLDAFGVHGVGGVLGTIMAGVFASVAVNAAGANGLLFGNPKQLAVQAGAVALVAGYSFVVSTGLFMIIDKVMGLRVDAEQETEGLDISQHGEAGYTR, encoded by the coding sequence ATGTCCACGGCCCTGGTCATGCTCATGACGCCCGGGCTGGCCCTTTTCTACGGCGGCATGGTAAGGAGCAAGAACGTTCTGGGAACCATCATGCACAGTTTCATCGCGATCGCGCTGGTGAGTCTCCAATGGATCCTCTTTGGATACTCGCTTTCATTCGGTCCTGATGTAAACGGTTTGATCGGCGATCTGAGCTGGGCCGGGCTCGGCGCTGTCGGCCTGACGCCGAACGCGGATTACGCGCCCACTGTGCCGCATCTCGCTTTCATGATCTATCAGATGATGTTCGCGGTCATCACTCCGGCCCTCATCAGCGGCGCTTTTGCGGAACGGATAAAATTCTCCGCATTTCTTATCTTTACTGCGGTCTGGACCACGATCGTGTACGATCCCGTGGCCCACTGGGTCTGGGGTACCGGTGGATGGTTGAAAAATCTCGGGGTGCTCGACTTTGCCGGCGGCATCGTTGTGCACGCGACATCAGGTTTTTCCGCTCTTGCGGCCGCACTGTATATCGGGAAGAGAAAGGGCTTCCTGCAGGAGCATATGCCGCCTCACGATCTTCCCATGACCGTGCTCGGAGCCGGCATACTCTGGTTCGGGTGGTTCGGGTTCAATGCCGGCAGCGCCCTGTCATCAGGCTCGCTTGCGACCATGGCCTTTGTTACCACCCATACGGCCGCTGTTTCAGGAACGCTCACCTGGACATTCGTCGAGTGGTTCCACCGCGGAAAGCCGACCATGTTCGGCGCGGCCACCGGCGCCATAGCCGGCCTTGCCACGATCACGCCGGCAGCGGGTTTCGTGGGGCCGATGTCCGCTCTTTTCATCGGCATGGCAGCGGGTGTTCTTTGTTATATCGCGCTGAACGCAAAGACCCGGTTCAAATATGACGATTCCCTCGATGCCTTCGGTGTGCATGGTGTTGGGGGTGTACTCGGAACGATCATGGCCGGGGTCTTTGCATCGGTCGCCGTCAATGCAGCAGGCGCAAACGGACTGCTCTTCGGCAATCCAAAACAACTGGCCGTGCAGGCAGGCGCCGTCGCGCTGGTTGCCGGCTATTCATTTGTGGTCAGCACGGGCCTGTTCATGATCATCGACAAGGTGATGGGGTTGAGGGTTGACGCGGAGCAGGAGACCGAAGGTCTCGATATCAGCCAGCACGGGGAGGCAGGGTATACGCGCTAA
- a CDS encoding DMT family transporter → MNEPMLNPRLILVSVIWGVNFAFVKYALADFSPLSFTVLRFSLASLFLISVMLVNREPFAMERSDISAVFMLGFIGITLYNILFMEGLNFTTASNSALFISSSPLFAALILALKKREPINARIIAGLLLSAGGVFLIIQSKPGGLSFSRRDLAGDLLTLSAAAFWALYTIKARPLLEKYSAIKVTAYSMAAGTVLLLPISGTELLHQSWSSVSIRSWAAFAFSTFVAGGIAFTLWYQGVQTIGVTRTVVYHYIVPFVAVLFAALFLGEMITFLQIIGGMTILAGVYIVQSKNDHM, encoded by the coding sequence TTGAACGAACCTATGCTCAATCCCAGGCTCATACTCGTATCGGTCATCTGGGGCGTGAACTTCGCCTTCGTAAAGTACGCCCTTGCCGACTTTTCCCCCTTGAGCTTCACGGTCCTGCGGTTTTCCCTTGCCTCACTGTTTCTCATCTCCGTCATGCTCGTAAACCGGGAACCATTTGCCATGGAGCGCAGCGATATCAGCGCGGTTTTCATGCTCGGCTTCATCGGGATCACCCTGTATAATATTCTCTTCATGGAAGGCCTTAACTTTACCACGGCATCGAACTCGGCCCTGTTCATTTCCTCCTCCCCGCTCTTCGCCGCGCTCATTCTTGCGTTGAAAAAACGGGAGCCCATCAATGCGCGGATCATCGCGGGTCTCCTGTTGTCCGCAGGCGGGGTCTTTCTTATCATCCAGAGCAAACCCGGCGGCCTCAGCTTTTCCCGCCGCGATCTCGCCGGTGACCTGCTCACCCTCAGCGCAGCCGCGTTCTGGGCGCTGTACACCATAAAGGCCAGGCCGCTTCTTGAAAAATATTCCGCTATCAAGGTCACCGCGTACAGCATGGCCGCAGGAACCGTGCTGCTCCTGCCGATCAGCGGCACTGAACTCCTGCATCAGTCCTGGAGTTCAGTGTCGATCCGTTCCTGGGCGGCCTTCGCATTCTCCACCTTCGTCGCCGGCGGGATCGCCTTTACCCTCTGGTATCAAGGGGTACAGACGATCGGCGTTACCCGCACGGTCGTGTATCATTACATCGTGCCCTTTGTGGCGGTGCTTTTCGCCGCCTTGTTTCTGGGAGAGATGATCACCTTCCTCCAGATCATCGGCGGCATGACCATTCTCGCCGGCGTATACATCGTGCAGTCTAAGAACGATCACATGTGA